In the genome of Dyadobacter fermentans DSM 18053, the window ACCGGTTCACATTTCCGAAGGTGTAAAACTGTTGCAAAAACACATCGCTCAGCCCCGTGCGCTGGCTGAGAATGCGCCCGGCAGCGTCGTCGGCCGACTCGTCGAGCAGGATATGCCCGCCGGGCAGGCTCCATTCTTCGGTGCCTTTCCAGCGCAGCAGCAGCACTTTCAGTTCGCCTTCATGGAAGCCGAACACCGTGCAGTCGAGCGACACCTCTTTCAGCGCATTGTCAAAAAACTCTCTCAATTTATGCTCCATGGGACAAAGGAAGGGCAACAGGAAATAAAATCAATGCGTAAATTTTACACAAAGAAAAATTTCTTTATCATTGTGTCTGCCTTTCGAATGGTAAAATTCAATTTTTTATCGGGATAGTCACCTTCATTTCTGCAATCCTAACTCATTGTTTCATGAACACAACACGCCGTCAATTCCTCGGCCAGCTCGGACTGGCCACTGCCGGGCTCGGTTTCGCACCGCTCGCCGCGCGGCCAGCCGCCAAATTCAGTTTCGACATTTCCCTCGCCGAGTTTTCGTTCGCCTCAGAGCTTTTCAGCGGTAAAATGACCAATATGGATTTTCCGGCGCGGGCGAAGAATGACTATAACATCACCATTCTCGAATACGTTTCCGGCTTTTTTAACAATAAACACAAGGATCAGGTCTATCTCAAAGAGCTGAAACAGCGCTGCGACGACCTGGGTATGAAAAATCACCTCATCATGGTCGACGGCGAAAACCTCACGGCGTTGGATGACGCGGCGCGGACCAAGGCCGTGGAAGCGCATTATCCCTGGGTAGATGCCGCCAAATTCCTGGGCTGCTCGGCCATCCGCGTGAACCTCGGCGACGCGATGGCGATGCTTTCGGGCAAAAAGGAGGAAGGCACGCCCGCACAACTCGCCACGGCCGCTGTGGACGGCTACGGCAGGCTTCTCGAATTTGCAGGCAAGGCAGGCATCAATGTGATCGTGGAAAACCACTTCGGAGTGTCCACCGATCCCGATTGGCTGGTAGGGGTGATGAAGCAACTGAAAGCGCCGAACAAAGGCCTGCTGCCCGATTTTGGCAACTTTTGCGCCGAAAGAAGCAAGCCCGAAACGCTGGATATCAAAGGGTTTATGGCGACCAAATGCGTGAAGGAACACGATAAATACGAAGGCGTGCGGAAAATGATGCCCTACGCGAAAGGGATCAGCGCAAAAACGCACCAGTTCGACGCGAACGGCAACGACCCGGAGACCGATTTTATCAAAATTTTCAAGATCATCAAGGACTCCGGCTGGAACAACGGCATCGTGGGAATCGAGTATGAAGGCGGCCTGATGCGCGAAATGGGCGGCGATACTTCCAAGCCTACCAACGACGAGGGTATCCGCAAGACGAAAGCGCTGTTGGAGAAGGTGTTAAAGGAGTTAGGTTAATGTGCTTTTGATGCAACAATTGTGTACATTCAAGTGTCGTAAGGTTACAAAGCAAACAGGTCAACTATGAAAAGATGTTGTGCAATCCTCGTTTTGACGGCCCTTACACAGGCATTTGTATTTGGACAATCCGAAACAGAAGCGAGGCGATGGCATTTCGGTGCCTTTGCAGGGCCGCAATTAGCTTTTTCCCTGCCCAAACAATCCGGCAGCAAGCCTTCCAGGGGCATGATAGCCGGGGTGGATGTGGGTTACCGCTTTCAAAACGGGGCCCGGGGCTGGTCGGCGCATGTGCAACCGAATTTTTCACTGCTCCGGAATTCTACTACCAGTGGCGACGAGACTACCGTGCAGTTTACCACATTGGAATCGGAAGCCAGCTCCGTGCATTTGCCATTTTTTGTTCGTTACACGTTCATGGACGGTAAAATCCGGCCGTTTGCGGAGGCGGGCGGCAACTGGGCGATGCGGACGAATGTTTCCTACCAGACAACAGGCCG includes:
- a CDS encoding outer membrane beta-barrel protein — translated: MKRCCAILVLTALTQAFVFGQSETEARRWHFGAFAGPQLAFSLPKQSGSKPSRGMIAGVDVGYRFQNGARGWSAHVQPNFSLLRNSTTSGDETTVQFTTLESEASSVHLPFFVRYTFMDGKIRPFAEAGGNWAMRTNVSYQTTGRFCPDGAACTPIESDDKIKNAEVNRIGALISAGVQIDAGKAVIPITLRVIQDVIRREIDLEPIGGTYRNPRGRLIQLTAGITF
- a CDS encoding TIM barrel protein produces the protein MNTTRRQFLGQLGLATAGLGFAPLAARPAAKFSFDISLAEFSFASELFSGKMTNMDFPARAKNDYNITILEYVSGFFNNKHKDQVYLKELKQRCDDLGMKNHLIMVDGENLTALDDAARTKAVEAHYPWVDAAKFLGCSAIRVNLGDAMAMLSGKKEEGTPAQLATAAVDGYGRLLEFAGKAGINVIVENHFGVSTDPDWLVGVMKQLKAPNKGLLPDFGNFCAERSKPETLDIKGFMATKCVKEHDKYEGVRKMMPYAKGISAKTHQFDANGNDPETDFIKIFKIIKDSGWNNGIVGIEYEGGLMREMGGDTSKPTNDEGIRKTKALLEKVLKELG